Part of the Bacteroidales bacterium genome, GAAGCCCTACGTTTAGGAATTTCGAGAGCATTGTGCGAAATAGATATCGAAAATCGTCCAAAACTTAAGGTTAATGGTTTCCTTACACGCGACTCGCGCGTTGTTGAACGTAAAAAATATGGGCAACCAAAAGCACGCAAAAGATTTCAATTTAGTAAACGTTAAAAATTTAACTACAAGTTTAGTATCTAAACCTGTCGGACTCTTATTTGAAGACTACCAACAGGTTGCATAAATGAAGAAGGTAAACTTGAAAAGAAAAAAACATGGCAAATTTAACATTTAACCAACTGCTTGATGCCGGAGCACACTTCGGACACCTAAAGCGTAAGTGGAATCCAAACATGGCTCCATATATCTTCATGGAGAAAAACGGGATTCACATTATAGACCTTCACAAAACAATTGTGAAACTCGACGAGGCTGCAAATGCAATGAGAAACATAGCCCGCTCGGGAAGAAAAATATTGTTTGTCGCCACAAAAAAACAAGCCAAAGATATTGTTGCCGAAAAAGTAGGCGCAATAGGAATGCCATACGTTACAGAACGTTGGTTTGGCGGTATGTTGACAAACTTTCCAACAATTCGCAAAGCCGTTAAAAAAATGTCAATGATTGACAAAATGGAAAAAGACGGTACACTTGGACACATGTCAAAGCGCGAACGCTTACAAATTTCACGTCAACGTGAAAAACTTGAGAAAAACCTTGGTTCAATCGTTGATATGACAAGAATACCAGCGGCAGTTTTTATCGTTGATATACAAAAAGAGAAAAATGCTGTAGCTGAGGCTCGCCGTTTGAACATCCCAATTTTTGCTATTGTGGATACAAACTCAAATCCTAATTTGGTTGATTTTGCAATTCCCGCAAACGACGACGCGGCAAAATCAATTTCATTAATCCTTGATTATGTCATAGATGCTGTAAAAGAGGGATTAAACGAGCGTAAAGTAGAGCGCGACAAAGAGGACGATGGTTCAGATAACAAACCAGCAAAGAGAACCAGAGCAAGAAAATCAGCTGATAGGGCAAAAGCCGAGGCTGAAGAAGAGCTTGACGAAGATGAAGATATAGACGATGTTGATCTTGATGAAGATGATGAGGAAGTGGACGAGGTAGAAGACGACATTGATGAAACAGATGAAGATTAATCAAAAGAAATTAACAATATAAAAATATATAATCATGGCAATAACAGCTGCCGATGTAGCAAAATTACGTAAAATGACTGCAGCAGGAATGATGGACTGCAA contains:
- the rpsB gene encoding 30S ribosomal protein S2, with product MANLTFNQLLDAGAHFGHLKRKWNPNMAPYIFMEKNGIHIIDLHKTIVKLDEAANAMRNIARSGRKILFVATKKQAKDIVAEKVGAIGMPYVTERWFGGMLTNFPTIRKAVKKMSMIDKMEKDGTLGHMSKRERLQISRQREKLEKNLGSIVDMTRIPAAVFIVDIQKEKNAVAEARRLNIPIFAIVDTNSNPNLVDFAIPANDDAAKSISLILDYVIDAVKEGLNERKVERDKEDDGSDNKPAKRTRARKSADRAKAEAEEELDEDEDIDDVDLDEDDEEVDEVEDDIDETDED